One Pyrus communis chromosome 4, drPyrComm1.1, whole genome shotgun sequence genomic region harbors:
- the LOC137731261 gene encoding putative glutamine amidotransferase GAT1_2.1, whose product MANSDLSTVLPRVLIVSRRTVRKNKFVDFVGEYHLDLIVSYGAVPFIVPRVSGVHMLLQSFEPIHGVLLCEGEDIDPSHYDAQLSGFSPGELEEIGKLHASDTTIDKEKDSIELGLAKLCLERNIPYLGICRGSQVLNVACGGTLYQDVESELSKECLENTLKVAHISYENYDGHRHVVKVVENTPLHGWFKDSLDGERMEISVNSYHHQGVKRLAPRFVPMAFSPDGLVEGFYDPDAYNPHEGNFIMGLQFHPERMRKLDSDDFEYPGCPSAYQEFVKAVRAYEKKLNGTTACVPKSPKLNHDQEMKRRNIVTSLSVARNMYSKRGIVSGRESDQLDVGAEFLEANTALSLQQERRLKQMGATVRNASAYMKQLKMCEEREKVAKAFIVKMSIEQISDLTSFYRMMSRICSEALETKFHDLLLENDAD is encoded by the exons ATGGCTAATTCAGATTTGTCCACGGTTTTGCCTCGGGTTCTTATCGTCTCCCGACGAACCGTCCGCAAGAACAAGTTTGTAGATTTTGTGG GAGAATATCATCTAGACCTAATAGTAAGCTATGGAGCAGTACCTTTCATCGTCCCAAGAGTCAGCGGAGTCCACATGCTGCTCCAAAGTTTCGAGCCAATCCACGGAGTTCTTCTCTGCGAAGGCGAAGACATCGATCCGTCCCATTATGATGCGCAGCTCTCCGGTTTCTCTCCCGGAGAGCTAGAAGAGATCGGAAAGCTCCATGCAAGCGACACCACCATCGACAAAGAGAAAGATTCAATAGAACTAGGGCTTGCAAAGCTATGCCTAGAAAGAAACATCCCGTACTTGGGAATATGCAGAGGCTCCCAAGTCCTTAATGTCGCATGCGGCGGCACGCTTTATCAAGACGTTGAGAGCGAGCTGTCGAAAGAATGCCTGGAAAATACACTCAAAGTTGCTCACATAAGCTATGAGAATTACGACGGGCATAGGCATGTGGTGAAGGTGGTGGAAAATACACCTTTGCATGGATGGTTTAAAGACTCTTTGGATGGTGAGAGAATGGAGATATCTGTGAATAGTTATCACCATCAGGGGGTGAAGAGATTGGCGCCGCGGTTCGTGCCGATGGCTTTCTCTCCGGATGGTTTGGTTGAAGGATTTTATGATCCGGATGCTTATAATCCCCACGAGGGTAATTTTATCATGGGGCTTCAGTTTCATCCGGAGAGAATGCGAAAACTCGATTCGGATGATTTTGAGTATCCAGGATGCCCGTCTGCATATCAG GAATTTGTTAAAGCAGTGAGAGCTTACGAAAAGAAGCTCAATGGAACCACAGCATGTGTGCCAAAATCTCCAAAGCTTAACCATGATCAAGagatgaagaggaggaacatCGTAACGAGCCTCTCAGTAGCAAGAAACATGTACTCGAAGCGTGGAATTGTTTCCGGCAGAGAGTCTGATCAACTCGACGTCGGAGCTGAGTTTCTGGAG GCGAATACGGCATTGAGCTTGCAGCAAGAGAGAAGGCTGAAGCAGATGGGGGCAACAGTAAGAAACGCTTCTGCATACATGAAACAACTGAAGATGTGCGAGGAGAGGGAGAAAGTTGCGAAGGCCTTCATCGTGAAGATGTCGATAGAGCAGATATCTGATCTGACGTCGTTTTATCGGATGATGAGTCGGATATGTTCCGAGGCTTTGGAGACAAAGTTTCATGACTTGCTGCTTGAAAACGATGCTGATTAA
- the LOC137731084 gene encoding uncharacterized protein isoform X2, whose protein sequence is MLSTGLQFTRGRGEDRFYNPARARRAHQNQKAEQLRRPQSDVTPSPSPSLKGNPNREPENRTGSDEPPKPVAVPAFEPVVEPLSNLERFLQSISPSVPAQYLSKRTMRGLSTCDVEYQPYFVLGDLWESFKEWSAYGAGVPLILNDSDSVVQYYVPYLSGIQIYGHSAKLATKTRQPDEDSDSDFRDSSSDERLSLRDLHLPPHEDCSSDEGESINSQGSLLFEYFERDLPYCREPLADKILHFPELKTLRSCDLLSPSWISVAWYPIYRIPTGPTLKDLDACFLTYHSLFTPMRGVQYDCAPVLTYPSDMDGVSKMSLPAFGLASYKFSRSLWTPSGGSESPLAGFLLQAADDFLRRHKVNHPDFLFFNRR, encoded by the exons ATGTTGAGTACGGGATTGCAGTTTACGCGCGGCCGCGGAGAGGATCGATTTTACAATCCGGCAAGAGCTCGTAGGGCCCACCAGAACCAGAAGGCGGAGCAACTTCGCAGACCTCAGAGCGATGTCACGCCCAGCCCGTCTCCTTCCTTGAAGGGTAACCCCAACCGGGAGCCGGAGAACCGGACCGGGTCCGATGAGCCGCCCAAGCCCGTCGCCGTGCCTGCTTTTGAGCCCGTCGTGGAGCCCTTGAGTAATCTCGAGCGGTTCTTGCAGTCGATCTCTCCGTCCGTCCCCGCCCAGTACCTCTCCAAG AGGACGATGAGAGGATTGAGTACATGCGACGTGGAATATCAGCCATACTTTGTTCTAGGGGATTTATGGGAGTCCTTCAAGGAGTGGAGTGCTTATGGTGCAGGAGTGCCTCTGATTTTGAATGACAGTGACTCTGTGGTTCAGTACTACGTCCCTTACCTGTCCGGCATTCAAATATACGGCCACTCTGCGAAATTGGCAACTAAGACAAG GCAACCAGATGAGGACAGTGATAGTGACTTCAGGGATTCTAGCAGTGATG AAAGATTATCTTTGAGAGACCTGCATTTACCACCCCACGAAGACTGTTCCAGTGATGAGGGCGAATCTATAAATTCTCAAGGTTCCTTActgtttgagtattttgaacGGGACCTTCCTTATTGCCGTGAGCCTTTAGCTGACAAG ATACTCCATTTTCCTGAGCTAAAGACACTAAGAAGCTGTGATCTACTGTCACCCAGCTGGATATCTGTTGCATG GTATCCAATTTATAGGATTCCAACAGGACCAACTCTAAAGGATCTTGATGCGTGCTTTCTAACATACCATTCACTTTTTACACCCATGAGAG GTGTACAATATGACTGTGCTCCTGTATTGACATATCCAAGTGACATGGATGGTGTCTCTAAGATGTCGTTACCTGCTTTTGGCCTTGCTTCATACAAATTCAGTCGTTCATTGTGGACTCCGAGTGGTGGATCTGAAAGCCCGTTAGCCGGCTTTCTTTTGCAGGCTGCTGACGACTTTCTAAGAAGGCATAAGGTCAATCACCCAGATTTTCTGTTTTTTAACCGTAGATGA
- the LOC137731084 gene encoding uncharacterized protein isoform X1: protein MLSTGLQFTRGRGEDRFYNPARARRAHQNQKAEQLRRPQSDVTPSPSPSLKGNPNREPENRTGSDEPPKPVAVPAFEPVVEPLSNLERFLQSISPSVPAQYLSKRTMRGLSTCDVEYQPYFVLGDLWESFKEWSAYGAGVPLILNDSDSVVQYYVPYLSGIQIYGHSAKLATKTRQPDEDSDSDFRDSSSDGSCDYETDRLKYLSEQRNHQVLTSEIPRRIERLSLRDLHLPPHEDCSSDEGESINSQGSLLFEYFERDLPYCREPLADKILHFPELKTLRSCDLLSPSWISVAWYPIYRIPTGPTLKDLDACFLTYHSLFTPMRGVQYDCAPVLTYPSDMDGVSKMSLPAFGLASYKFSRSLWTPSGGSESPLAGFLLQAADDFLRRHKVNHPDFLFFNRR from the exons ATGTTGAGTACGGGATTGCAGTTTACGCGCGGCCGCGGAGAGGATCGATTTTACAATCCGGCAAGAGCTCGTAGGGCCCACCAGAACCAGAAGGCGGAGCAACTTCGCAGACCTCAGAGCGATGTCACGCCCAGCCCGTCTCCTTCCTTGAAGGGTAACCCCAACCGGGAGCCGGAGAACCGGACCGGGTCCGATGAGCCGCCCAAGCCCGTCGCCGTGCCTGCTTTTGAGCCCGTCGTGGAGCCCTTGAGTAATCTCGAGCGGTTCTTGCAGTCGATCTCTCCGTCCGTCCCCGCCCAGTACCTCTCCAAG AGGACGATGAGAGGATTGAGTACATGCGACGTGGAATATCAGCCATACTTTGTTCTAGGGGATTTATGGGAGTCCTTCAAGGAGTGGAGTGCTTATGGTGCAGGAGTGCCTCTGATTTTGAATGACAGTGACTCTGTGGTTCAGTACTACGTCCCTTACCTGTCCGGCATTCAAATATACGGCCACTCTGCGAAATTGGCAACTAAGACAAG GCAACCAGATGAGGACAGTGATAGTGACTTCAGGGATTCTAGCAGTGATGGTAGCTGTGATTACGAAACTGATAGGCTAAAATATTTGAGTGAGCAGCGGAATCACCAAGTTCTGACTAGTGAAATTCCTCGTAGGATAGAAAGATTATCTTTGAGAGACCTGCATTTACCACCCCACGAAGACTGTTCCAGTGATGAGGGCGAATCTATAAATTCTCAAGGTTCCTTActgtttgagtattttgaacGGGACCTTCCTTATTGCCGTGAGCCTTTAGCTGACAAG ATACTCCATTTTCCTGAGCTAAAGACACTAAGAAGCTGTGATCTACTGTCACCCAGCTGGATATCTGTTGCATG GTATCCAATTTATAGGATTCCAACAGGACCAACTCTAAAGGATCTTGATGCGTGCTTTCTAACATACCATTCACTTTTTACACCCATGAGAG GTGTACAATATGACTGTGCTCCTGTATTGACATATCCAAGTGACATGGATGGTGTCTCTAAGATGTCGTTACCTGCTTTTGGCCTTGCTTCATACAAATTCAGTCGTTCATTGTGGACTCCGAGTGGTGGATCTGAAAGCCCGTTAGCCGGCTTTCTTTTGCAGGCTGCTGACGACTTTCTAAGAAGGCATAAGGTCAATCACCCAGATTTTCTGTTTTTTAACCGTAGATGA
- the LOC137732434 gene encoding LEAF RUST 10 DISEASE-RESISTANCEUS RECEPTOR-LIKE PROTEIN KINASE-like 2.1 produces MAPVALFILCVLAHLVVLHSAEAKHCPAHFCSDMVGNISFPFRSVGDPPDCGLFTVDCSEPDGPKIQLKEGGYWYEFQGPLSNSIFIKDRDLADRLEKDHCDATVFNDLSLPSAFPIPEVALFTHNLTLFRCDTTFDKNSYPQLNDSCRTDSNDTRAYKPITYMASSNGSLPSPPPPECETIQVPMLPAQPITFSSLTAEFSLEVLSLECNICHVREGECLVEEGKFKCTTREIGYKHLKLMLGLVGAASVIVILVVVCCFFWKKRIQKHQIVEAFLRSYEPLQVQRHSYSEVKKMTNSFKEKLGRGGYGAVYEGKLKDGRLVAVKVLTKLKGDGEEFMNEVAAISRTSHVNIVSLLGYCFEGSKRALIYEFMPNGSLEKFVFDASTPKNHHHHLGWETLDPISLGIARGLEYLHRGCNTRILHFDIKLRNILLSEKFTPKISNFGLAKICNRNESIVSMLGARGTAGYIAPEVFSRNFGKVSHKSDVYSYGMMLLEMVGGIRNIDTEVENTSEIYFPHWIYQRLEHDEELRLQSVTNEEDKVRARKMIIVSLWCIQTDPSNRPAMKEVIDMLEGSVDSLQIPPKPYLSSPPKSLTNSSPTLVSIQ; encoded by the exons ATGGCTCCGGTGGCTTTGTTTATTCTCTGCGTTCTTGCTCACCTTGTGGTTCTGCACTCTGCTGAAGCCAAACATTGTCCAGCCCACTTCTGCAGTGACATGGTAGGCAACATTAGCTTCCCCTTCAGAAGCGTGGGAGATCCTCCTGACTGCGGATTGTTCACAGTCGATTGCTCAGAACCCGATGGGCCAAAAATCCAATTGAAAGAGGGAGGATACTGGTATGAATTCCAAGGCCCTTTATCAAATTCGATTTTTATCAAAGACAGAGACCTTGCGGACCGCTTAGAAAAAGATCACTGCGATGCCACAGTTTTCAACGACTTGAGTCTTCCCAGCGCTTTTCCAATCCCTGAAGTAGCATTATTCACACACAATCTTACCCTTTTCAGATGCGACACCACCTTTGACAAAAATTCTTATCCACAACTTAATGATAGCTGCAGAACTGATTCCAATGATACCAGGGCATATAAACCCATTACTTATATGGCTTCATCTAACGGTAGTTTGCCTAGCCCCCCTCCGCCAGAGTGTGAAACCATTCAGGTCCCCATGCTTCCGGCTCAACCCATCACGTTCTCTTCATTGACTGCTGAGTTTTCACTCGAAGTGTTGTCACTAGAATGTAATATATGTCATGTAAGAGAAGGTGAATGTCTGGTCGAAGAGGGAAAATTTAAATGCACCACCAGAGAAATAG GATATAAGCATTTGAAATTGATGCTTGGACTAG TTGGTGCAGCTTCTGTCATCGTCATTCTAGTTGTTGTCTGCTGTTTCTTTTGGAAGAAGCGTATCCAAAAACATCAAATTGTTGAGGCCTTTCTAAGGAGCTATGAGCCACTTCAAGTTCAAAGGCATAGCTATTCGGAGGTCAAGAAAATGACCAACTCCTTCAAAGAAAAATTAGGACGAGGAGGCTATGGTGCTGTTTACGAAGGAAAGTTAAAGGACGGCCGTCTTGTAGCAGTGAAGGTCTTGACCAAACTAAAAGGAGATGGGGAAGAATTTATGAATGAAGTGGCAGCCATTAGTCGAACTTCCCATGTCAACATCGTCTCCTTGTTGGGCTACTGTTTTGAAGGTTCGAAGAGGGCTCTGATCTATGAATTCATGCCTAATGGATCGCTCGAGAAGTTCGTATTTGATGCAAGTACTCCCaagaatcatcatcatcacttggGATGGGAAACTTTGGATCCAATTTCACTTGGTATTGCTCGAGGATTGGAGTACTTACATCGTGGTTGCAACACGCGAATTTTGCATTTCGACATCAAGCTTCGCAACATTCTTCTCAGTGAAAAGTTCACCCCAAAAATCTCGAATTTTGGACTTGCCAAAATATGCAACAGGAACGAGAGCATTGTGTCGATGTTGGGAGCTAGAGGTACAGCAGGTTACATAGCTCCAGAAGTATTTTCTAGAAACTTTGGAAAGGTCTCGCACAAGTCTGATGTGTACAGCTACGGAATGATGCTTTTGGAGATGGTTGGAGGAATAAGGAACATCGACACTGAAGTTGAAAATACAAGTGAAATATATTTTCCGCATTGGATTTACCAGCGTCTTGAACATGATGAAGAGCTTCGTTTGCAGAGTGTTACAAACGAGGAAGACAAAGTAAGAGCGAGGAAGATGATCATAGTGAGCTTGTGGTGCATACAAACTGATCCTTCAAACCGGCCAGCGATGAAGGAAGTGATAGATATGTTGGAAGGGAGTGTTGATTCGTTGCAGATACCACCCAAGCCTTACTTGTCTTCTCCTCCAAAATCCCTGACAAATTCTTCTCCTACATTGGTATCAATACAGTAG
- the LOC137730594 gene encoding LEAF RUST 10 DISEASE-RESISTANCEUS RECEPTOR-LIKE PROTEIN KINASE-like 2.1 isoform X2: MAPVALFILSVLAHLVVLHSAEYSEAEPSKHCPAHFCSDIVGNINFPFKSPGDPPECGLFTVNCSDPDWPKIQLKEGGYWYAFQGPVSNSITIKDGYLADRLEKDRCDDRVFDDLSLPSASSIPKVSLFTLNLTLIKCNNILDKNSYPQPKDGCRNAYHTYYINSSNSNLPNPLPPRCETIRVPMRPSQPNMSSSLTAEFFLNVSAPECFQCIESKGECLVLEGKLKCAKGDKQLNLKLGLVGAASVIVVLVVVCCFFWKKRIQKHQIVEAFLRSYGPLQVQRHSYSEVKKMTNSFKEKLGQGGYGAVYKGKLKDGRLVAVKVLTKLKGDGEEFMNEVAAISRTSHVNIVSLLGYCFEGSKRALLYEFMPNGSLEKFIFDASTPKNHHHHLGWETLDQISLGIARGLEYLHRGCNTRILHFDIKPHNILLSEKFTPKISDFGLAKICNRNESIVSMLGARGTPGYIAPEVFCRNFGGVSHKSDVYSYGMMLSEIVGGRRNIDVEAENTSEIYFPHWIYKRLELDEELGLQNVMNEEDKVRARKMIIVSLWCIQTDPSNRPTMREVIDMLEGSVDSLQIPPKPYLSSPPKSPTDSSTTLISIQ, encoded by the exons ATGGCTCCGGTGGCTTTGTTTATTCTCTCCGTTCTTGCTCACCTTGTGGTTCTGCACTCTGCTGAATATTCAGAAGCGGAACCCTCCAAACATTGTCCAGCCCACTTCTGCAGTGACATAGTAGGCAACATCAACTTCCCCTTCAAAAGCCCGGGAGATCCTCCTGAATGCGGATTGTTCACAGTCAATTGTTCAGACCCCGATTGGCCAAAAATCCAATTGAAAGAGGGAGGATACTGGTATGCATTCCAAGGCCCTGTATCAAATTCGATTACTATCAAAGACGGATACCTTGCCGACCGCTTAGAAAAGGATCGCTGCGACGACAGAGTTTTCGACGACTTGAGTCTTCCCAGCGCTTCTTCAATCCCTAAAGTATCATTATTCACACTCAATCTTACCCTTATCAAATGCAACAACATCTTAGACAAAAATTCTTATCCACAACCTAAGGATGGCTGCAGAAATGCTTACCATACTTATTATATCAATTCATCTAACAGTAATTTACCTAACCCTCTGCCACCAAGGTGTGAAACCATTCGGGTCCCCATGCGTCCGTCTCAACCCAACATGTCCTCTTCATTGACAGCTGAGTTTTTCCTCAACGTGTCAGCACCAGAATGTTTTCAATGTATTGAAAGCAAAGGTGAATGCCTGGTTCTAGAGGGAAAACTTAAATGCGCCAAAG GAGATAAGCAGTTGAATTTGAAGCTAGGACTAG TTGGTGCAGCTTCTGTTATCGTCGTTCTAGTTGTTGTCTGCTGTTTCTTTTGGAAGAAGCGTATCCAAAAACATCAAATTGTTGAGGCCTTTCTAAGGAGCTATGGACCGCTTCAAGTTCAAAGGCATAGCTATTCGGAGGTCAAGAAAATGACCAACTCCTTCAAAGAAAAATTAGGACAGGGAGGCTATGGTGCTGTTTACAAAGGAAAGTTAAAGGACGGCCGTCTTGTAGCAGTGAAGGTCTTGACCAAACTTAAAGGAGATGGAGAAGAATTTATGAATGAAGTGGCAGCCATTAGTCGAACTTCCCATGTCAACATCGTCTCCTTGTTGGGCTACTGTTTTGAGGGTTCGAAGAGGGCTCTGCTCTATGAATTCATGCCTAACGGATCGCTCGAGAAGTTCATATTTGATGCAAGTACTCCCaagaatcatcatcatcacttggGATGGGAAACTCTGGATCAAATTTCACTTGGTATTGCTCGAGGATTGGAGTACTTACATCGTGGTTGCAACACACGAATTTTGCATTTCGACATCAAGCCTCACAACATTCTTCTCAGTGAAAAGTTCACCCCAAAAATCTCGGATTTTGGCCTTGCCAAAATATGCAACAGGAACGAGAGCATTGTGTCGATGTTGGGAGCTAGAGGTACACCAGGTTACATTGCTCCAGAAGTATTTTGTAGAAACTTTGGAGGGGTCTCACACAAGTCAGATGTGTACAGCTACGGAATGATGCTTTCGGAGATTGTTGGTGGAAGAAGGAACATCGACGTTGAAGCTGAAAATACAAGTGAAATATATTTTCCGCATTGGATTTACAAGCGCCTTGAATTGGATGAAGAGCTTGGTCTGCAGAATGTTATGAATGAGGAAGACAAAGTAAGAGCGAGGAAGATGATCATAGTGAGCTTGTGGTGCATACAAACTGATCCTTCAAACCGGCCAACGATGAGGGAAGTGATAGATATGTTGGAAGGGAGTGTTGATTCGTTGCAGATACCACCCAAGCCTTACTTGTCTTCTCCTCCAAAATCCCCGACGGATTCTTCTACTACATTGATATCAATACAGTAG
- the LOC137730594 gene encoding LEAF RUST 10 DISEASE-RESISTANCEUS RECEPTOR-LIKE PROTEIN KINASE-like 2.1 isoform X1 translates to MAPVALFILSVLAHLVVLHSAEYSEAEPSKHCPAHFCSDIVGNINFPFKSPGDPPECGLFTVNCSDPDWPKIQLKEGGYWYAFQGPVSNSITIKDGYLADRLEKDRCDDRVFDDLSLPSASSIPKVSLFTLNLTLIKCNNILDKNSYPQPKDGCRNAYHTYYINSSNSNLPNPLPPRCETIRVPMRPSQPNMSSSLTAEFFLNVSAPECFQCIESKGECLVLEGKLKCAKGAGDKQLNLKLGLVGAASVIVVLVVVCCFFWKKRIQKHQIVEAFLRSYGPLQVQRHSYSEVKKMTNSFKEKLGQGGYGAVYKGKLKDGRLVAVKVLTKLKGDGEEFMNEVAAISRTSHVNIVSLLGYCFEGSKRALLYEFMPNGSLEKFIFDASTPKNHHHHLGWETLDQISLGIARGLEYLHRGCNTRILHFDIKPHNILLSEKFTPKISDFGLAKICNRNESIVSMLGARGTPGYIAPEVFCRNFGGVSHKSDVYSYGMMLSEIVGGRRNIDVEAENTSEIYFPHWIYKRLELDEELGLQNVMNEEDKVRARKMIIVSLWCIQTDPSNRPTMREVIDMLEGSVDSLQIPPKPYLSSPPKSPTDSSTTLISIQ, encoded by the exons ATGGCTCCGGTGGCTTTGTTTATTCTCTCCGTTCTTGCTCACCTTGTGGTTCTGCACTCTGCTGAATATTCAGAAGCGGAACCCTCCAAACATTGTCCAGCCCACTTCTGCAGTGACATAGTAGGCAACATCAACTTCCCCTTCAAAAGCCCGGGAGATCCTCCTGAATGCGGATTGTTCACAGTCAATTGTTCAGACCCCGATTGGCCAAAAATCCAATTGAAAGAGGGAGGATACTGGTATGCATTCCAAGGCCCTGTATCAAATTCGATTACTATCAAAGACGGATACCTTGCCGACCGCTTAGAAAAGGATCGCTGCGACGACAGAGTTTTCGACGACTTGAGTCTTCCCAGCGCTTCTTCAATCCCTAAAGTATCATTATTCACACTCAATCTTACCCTTATCAAATGCAACAACATCTTAGACAAAAATTCTTATCCACAACCTAAGGATGGCTGCAGAAATGCTTACCATACTTATTATATCAATTCATCTAACAGTAATTTACCTAACCCTCTGCCACCAAGGTGTGAAACCATTCGGGTCCCCATGCGTCCGTCTCAACCCAACATGTCCTCTTCATTGACAGCTGAGTTTTTCCTCAACGTGTCAGCACCAGAATGTTTTCAATGTATTGAAAGCAAAGGTGAATGCCTGGTTCTAGAGGGAAAACTTAAATGCGCCAAAG GTGCAGGAGATAAGCAGTTGAATTTGAAGCTAGGACTAG TTGGTGCAGCTTCTGTTATCGTCGTTCTAGTTGTTGTCTGCTGTTTCTTTTGGAAGAAGCGTATCCAAAAACATCAAATTGTTGAGGCCTTTCTAAGGAGCTATGGACCGCTTCAAGTTCAAAGGCATAGCTATTCGGAGGTCAAGAAAATGACCAACTCCTTCAAAGAAAAATTAGGACAGGGAGGCTATGGTGCTGTTTACAAAGGAAAGTTAAAGGACGGCCGTCTTGTAGCAGTGAAGGTCTTGACCAAACTTAAAGGAGATGGAGAAGAATTTATGAATGAAGTGGCAGCCATTAGTCGAACTTCCCATGTCAACATCGTCTCCTTGTTGGGCTACTGTTTTGAGGGTTCGAAGAGGGCTCTGCTCTATGAATTCATGCCTAACGGATCGCTCGAGAAGTTCATATTTGATGCAAGTACTCCCaagaatcatcatcatcacttggGATGGGAAACTCTGGATCAAATTTCACTTGGTATTGCTCGAGGATTGGAGTACTTACATCGTGGTTGCAACACACGAATTTTGCATTTCGACATCAAGCCTCACAACATTCTTCTCAGTGAAAAGTTCACCCCAAAAATCTCGGATTTTGGCCTTGCCAAAATATGCAACAGGAACGAGAGCATTGTGTCGATGTTGGGAGCTAGAGGTACACCAGGTTACATTGCTCCAGAAGTATTTTGTAGAAACTTTGGAGGGGTCTCACACAAGTCAGATGTGTACAGCTACGGAATGATGCTTTCGGAGATTGTTGGTGGAAGAAGGAACATCGACGTTGAAGCTGAAAATACAAGTGAAATATATTTTCCGCATTGGATTTACAAGCGCCTTGAATTGGATGAAGAGCTTGGTCTGCAGAATGTTATGAATGAGGAAGACAAAGTAAGAGCGAGGAAGATGATCATAGTGAGCTTGTGGTGCATACAAACTGATCCTTCAAACCGGCCAACGATGAGGGAAGTGATAGATATGTTGGAAGGGAGTGTTGATTCGTTGCAGATACCACCCAAGCCTTACTTGTCTTCTCCTCCAAAATCCCCGACGGATTCTTCTACTACATTGATATCAATACAGTAG
- the LOC137731266 gene encoding uncharacterized protein, whose amino-acid sequence MGTLQKFKLLATQCGVARSPTRSPRSSPLIQLPRRKPTLLMLLTRSSSRRRDPPVPMPLPEELPVQRNSLKDLFVSSPPFELNDGTKAESERDKRAEFGSLLAVGKEIGGFGPGSPRPAWTGFRYKSLLRRAWRPTLVTIPE is encoded by the coding sequence ATGGGGACTTTACAGAAATTCAAGCTCCTCGCCACGCAGTGCGGCGTGGCCCGGAGCCCGACGCGAAGCCCGCGGTCGAGCCCCTTGATCCAGCTCCCCCGCCGCAAACCCACCTTGCTCATGCTCCTGACACGGAGCAGCAGTCGCCGCCGTGACCCGCCGGTTCCGATGCCGCTACCGGAAGAGCTTCCGGTTCAGAGGAACAGTTTGAAGGATTTGTTTGTGTCGTCGCCGCCATTTGAGTTGAACGACGGGACGAAGgcggagagtgagagagataaGCGGGCAGAGTTCGGTAGTTTGCTGGCGGTAGGTAAAGAAATTGGCGGATTTGGACCGGGCTCGCCTAGGCCGGCCTGGACCGGTTTCCGTTACAAGTCGTTACTGAGAAGAGCTTGGCGGCCTACGCTCGTCACTATTCCCGAATAA
- the LOC137731773 gene encoding nicotinamide adenine dinucleotide transporter 2, mitochondrial-like, with the protein MGVVAEHSDRHTIRDVLCHAGAGASAGAIAATFVCPLDVIKTRLQVHGMPSGQRGSIIVTSLQKIVKTEGVKGMYRGLSPTILALLPNWAVYFTVYEQLKGLLHTHVHGSGELTIGENMIAAAGAGAATAISTNPLWVVKTRLQTQGMRPGVIPYKSMRSAFSRIATEEGLRGLYSGILPSLAGISHVAIQFPAYEKIKSFMAKRDDTTVDKLHPSRVAFASSVSKVIASVITYPHEVVRSRLQEQGQARHIEPQYAGVIDCMKKVFQKEGLRGFYNGCATNLLRTTPSAVITFTSYEMIDRFLRRVVLAENEHSGGHPKSDGHAEPQKGNGGTEREGNDSALRQAQAQTNQRTPLPLGNKDPLTARH; encoded by the exons ATGGGTGTTGTGGCTGAACATTCCGATCGCCATACTATCAGAGATGTCCTCTGCCACGCCGGTGCTGGCGCCTCCGCTG GTGCAATTGCGGCTACGTTTGTATGCCCTTTGGATGTCATCAAGACTAGGCTGCAGGTCCATGGCATGCCTTCTGGGCAAAGAG GTAGTATCATTGTCACAAGCCTACAAAAAATAGTAAAGACTGAAGGTGTGAAGGGGATGTACCGGGGCCTTTCACCTACAATTCTAGCGCTACTTCCAAACTGGGCA GTGTACTTCACAGTTTATGAGCAACTCAAAGGCCTACTCCACACTCATG TTCATGGCAGCGGAGAACTCACAATTGGTGAAAATATGATTGCTGCTGCTGGTGCCGGGGCTGCCACAGCCATTTCAACAAATCCATTGTGGGTTGTTAAGACCAGACTTCAA ACACAAGGAATGAGGCCTGGTGTGATTCCTTACAAAAGCATGAGATCTGCTTTCTCAAGGATTGCAACTGAGGAAGGCTTGCGAGGTTTATATAG TGGGATCTTGCCTTCTTTGGCTGGGATAAGTCATGTTGCAATTCAATTTCCTGCTTATGAAAAGATAAAGTCTTTCATGGCAAAAAGGG ATGATACAACTGTTGATAAGTTACACCCTAGTAGAGTTGCCTTTGCCTCATCAGTATCAAAAGTAATCGCTTCTGTAATAACATACCCTCACGAG GTTGTGCGCTCGAGGCTGCAAGAGCAAGGGCAGGCCAGACATATTGAACCCCAGTACGCAGGAGTTATTGACTGTATGAAGAAGGTGTTCCAAAAGGAAGGCCTTCGTGGATTCTATAATGGTTGTGCGACTAATCTATTAAGAACCACTCCTTCTGCCGTTATTACATTTACCAGCTACGAGATGATAGATAGGTTCTTGCGGAGGGTTGTACTTGCAGAAAACGAGCATTCAGGTGGCCACCCTAAGTCTGATGGCCATGCTGAACCTCAGAAGGGAAATGGAGGCACCGAGAGAGAGGGGAATGACTCTGCATTGCGGCAAGCACAAGCCCAAACAAATCAGAGGACTCCACTTCCTCTTGGAAACAAAGACCCGCTAACGGCAAGACATTGA